A genomic window from Rhizobium sp. EC-SD404 includes:
- the ugpA gene encoding sn-glycerol-3-phosphate ABC transporter permease UgpA: MQSKRTVFSNRALPYMLLAPQLAVTAIFFLWPAAQAFRQSFLREDAFGFSTQFIWFDNYTRLFQSANYLNSMAVTAVFATSVAILSIVIALALAVAANAMIRSQQTYSTLIIWPYAVAPAVAGVMWWFMFNPTIGILSYLMRQAGYDWNHGLDGTDAMILVVIASSWKQISYNFLFFLAGLHAIPRSMSEAAAIDGAGPVKRFFTITLPLLSPTTFFLVVVNVVYAMFDTFAVIHATTEGGPNQATNILVYKVFDDGFIGLNLGSSAAQSVILMAIVTVFTFIQFRYIERRVEY; encoded by the coding sequence ATGCAAAGCAAGCGGACAGTCTTTTCCAATCGAGCGCTGCCCTACATGCTGCTGGCGCCGCAGCTTGCCGTGACCGCGATCTTCTTTCTCTGGCCGGCTGCACAGGCCTTTCGCCAATCCTTCCTGCGCGAAGATGCCTTCGGTTTTTCGACGCAGTTCATCTGGTTCGACAACTATACGCGGCTCTTCCAAAGCGCGAATTACCTCAACTCCATGGCGGTCACGGCGGTCTTCGCGACCAGCGTCGCCATCCTGTCCATCGTCATTGCGCTTGCGTTGGCCGTCGCCGCCAATGCCATGATCCGCAGCCAACAGACCTACAGCACCCTCATCATCTGGCCCTACGCGGTGGCGCCGGCGGTTGCAGGCGTCATGTGGTGGTTCATGTTCAATCCCACGATCGGCATCCTGTCCTATCTGATGCGCCAGGCGGGCTATGACTGGAACCACGGTCTGGATGGCACCGATGCGATGATCCTCGTCGTCATCGCATCGAGCTGGAAGCAGATCTCCTACAATTTCCTGTTCTTCCTTGCCGGTCTGCACGCCATTCCGCGCTCCATGTCCGAGGCCGCGGCGATCGACGGTGCCGGGCCGGTCAAGCGCTTCTTCACCATCACGCTGCCGCTGCTGTCGCCGACGACCTTCTTTCTCGTCGTGGTCAATGTCGTCTACGCGATGTTCGACACGTTCGCCGTGATCCACGCGACTACCGAAGGCGGACCGAACCAGGCGACGAACATCCTCGTTTACAAGGTCTTCGACGATGGCTTCATCGGCCTGAATCTCGGCTCGTCAGCCGCTCAGTCGGTCATACTCATGGCGATCGTGACGGTCTTTACCTTCATCCAGTTCCGCTACATCGAACGGCGCGTGGAGTACTGA
- the rpe gene encoding ribulose-phosphate 3-epimerase, with protein sequence MNRDILIAPSILSADFARLGDEIDDVVDAGADWIHLDVMDGHFVPNITFGPPVVKAVRNRTDSIFDCHLMIAPADPYIAAFADAGADIITVHAEAGPHLHRSLQAIRSLGKKAGVSLNPATPVSMIEDLLADVDLILLMTVNPGFGGQSLIPSVIDKVRRVRALVGDRPIDVEVDGGATPQTAPDLVKAGANVLVAGSAVFAGRTPTAYRKNIRALRDACTDADTRMAS encoded by the coding sequence ATGAACCGCGATATCCTGATTGCGCCTTCGATCCTCTCGGCCGATTTCGCACGTCTTGGCGACGAGATCGACGATGTCGTCGATGCCGGCGCCGACTGGATCCATCTCGATGTGATGGACGGTCACTTCGTGCCGAACATCACCTTTGGCCCGCCCGTCGTGAAGGCCGTGCGCAACCGCACCGACTCGATCTTCGACTGCCATCTGATGATCGCACCGGCCGATCCCTACATCGCCGCCTTTGCCGACGCCGGGGCCGACATTATCACGGTGCATGCGGAAGCCGGGCCGCACCTTCACCGCTCGCTGCAGGCGATCCGTTCTCTTGGCAAGAAGGCTGGCGTGTCACTCAATCCGGCAACACCCGTATCGATGATCGAGGACCTGTTGGCGGATGTCGATCTCATTTTGCTGATGACGGTCAATCCCGGCTTTGGTGGCCAGTCGCTCATTCCTTCCGTGATCGACAAGGTCAGGCGGGTGCGGGCGCTCGTCGGCGACCGACCGATCGATGTCGAGGTCGATGGCGGCGCCACACCTCAAACGGCGCCGGACCTCGTGAAAGCCGGGGCGAACGTGCTCGTGGCGGGTTCCGCCGTCTTCGCCGGACGCACACCCACCGCCTACCGCAAGAACATCAGAGCGCTCAGGGACGCCTGTACCGATGCCGATACGCGGATGGCCTCATGA
- the ugpE gene encoding sn-glycerol-3-phosphate ABC transporter permease UgpE gives MIENRPLLKLTAHLVLIVGVVLVAFPVYLAIIASTHGPTDFMSGVIPLLPGPHAVENYRTVLASGVSTSGVPPISLMMMNSMVMALTIAIGKIVISLLSAFAIVYFRFPFRALAFWAIFVTLMLPVEVRIVPTFQVVANLGMLNSYAGLSIPLIASATATFLFRQFFLTVPDELMEAARVDGAGPMKFFFDILLPLSRTNIAALFVILFIYGWNQYLWPLLITTSSDYYTVVMGIKRMADVADSYPQWNTVMATVVLAMLPPVLVVICMQRLFVKGLVETEK, from the coding sequence ATGATCGAGAACCGGCCGCTCCTGAAGCTCACCGCCCATCTCGTCCTGATCGTGGGCGTCGTGCTCGTCGCATTTCCCGTCTACCTGGCGATCATCGCCTCCACGCATGGGCCGACTGATTTCATGTCGGGTGTCATCCCGCTGCTGCCCGGACCCCACGCCGTGGAGAACTACCGCACGGTTCTGGCCTCCGGCGTGTCAACCTCCGGCGTACCGCCGATCAGCCTGATGATGATGAACTCGATGGTCATGGCGCTGACGATCGCGATCGGCAAGATCGTCATCTCCCTGCTCTCCGCCTTTGCGATCGTCTATTTCCGCTTTCCGTTTCGCGCGCTCGCTTTCTGGGCGATCTTCGTCACGCTGATGCTTCCTGTCGAAGTGCGGATCGTGCCGACGTTCCAGGTCGTGGCCAATCTCGGCATGCTGAATTCCTATGCGGGCCTGTCGATCCCGTTGATCGCTTCGGCAACGGCGACGTTCCTGTTCCGGCAGTTCTTCCTGACCGTGCCGGACGAGTTGATGGAAGCCGCACGCGTTGATGGCGCCGGGCCCATGAAGTTCTTCTTCGACATCCTGCTTCCGCTGTCGCGTACCAATATCGCAGCGCTCTTCGTGATCCTCTTCATCTACGGCTGGAACCAGTATCTCTGGCCGCTGCTGATCACGACGAGCTCGGACTATTACACGGTTGTCATGGGCATCAAGCGCATGGCCGACGTGGCCGACAGCTACCCGCAATGGAACACGGTGATGGCGACCGTCGTGCTCGCCATGCTGCCGCCCGTGCTGGTCGTCATCTGCATGCAGAGGCTCTTCGTGAAGGGCCTTGTCGAGACGGAGAAATAG
- a CDS encoding pirin family protein → MSWNPALEPGCPDEVGLDAIETLIIPRSRDLGGFEVRRALPAPKRQMVGPFIFFDQAGPAELLTGQGIDVRPHPHIGLGTVTYLFKGDFHHRDSTGADQIIQPGALNWMVAGRGVTHSERTSEAARKGPNGLFGIQTWLALPEAVEDVAPTFEHHGKESLPMIEDTGVSVRLILGNAYGESAPAKMFSETFYADVKLDPGSRLPLPNDHEDRGIYIVEGSILVAGQQYEASQMMVFRPGDAITVAAGPQGARLMILGGATLNGPRYIWWNFVASSQDRIEEAKAEWQAGNWGRGRFDLPADDRDEYIPLP, encoded by the coding sequence ATGAGTTGGAACCCCGCACTGGAACCGGGATGCCCCGACGAGGTTGGGCTGGACGCGATCGAAACGCTCATCATCCCGCGCTCGCGCGATCTCGGCGGCTTCGAGGTGCGGCGGGCGCTCCCTGCGCCGAAGCGGCAGATGGTCGGCCCTTTCATCTTCTTCGATCAGGCTGGCCCGGCGGAACTCTTGACCGGCCAGGGTATCGACGTGCGGCCGCATCCCCATATCGGCCTCGGCACGGTCACCTATCTTTTCAAGGGCGATTTTCATCACCGGGATAGCACCGGCGCCGACCAGATCATTCAGCCGGGTGCACTCAACTGGATGGTCGCCGGACGCGGCGTGACCCATTCCGAACGCACGTCGGAGGCAGCCCGAAAGGGCCCGAACGGTCTGTTCGGCATTCAGACCTGGCTGGCGTTGCCGGAAGCCGTCGAGGACGTGGCGCCGACATTCGAACATCACGGCAAGGAGAGCCTGCCGATGATCGAGGATACCGGTGTTTCCGTCCGCCTCATCCTCGGCAATGCGTATGGCGAGTCTGCTCCCGCGAAGATGTTCTCCGAGACATTCTACGCCGACGTCAAGCTCGATCCCGGAAGCCGGCTGCCGCTGCCGAACGACCACGAGGACCGCGGCATCTACATTGTCGAGGGCTCCATCCTCGTCGCCGGGCAGCAGTATGAAGCTTCGCAGATGATGGTGTTCAGGCCCGGCGATGCGATCACGGTCGCGGCCGGCCCGCAAGGGGCGCGACTGATGATCCTCGGCGGCGCGACGCTCAATGGACCGCGGTACATCTGGTGGAATTTCGTGGCCTCATCGCAGGATCGTATCGAGGAGGCAAAGGCGGAATGGCAGGCCGGAAACTGGGGCAGGGGCCGCTTCGATCTGCCCGCCGATGATCGCGACGAATACATTCCGCTGCCCTGA
- a CDS encoding TadE/TadG family type IV pilus assembly protein, with protein sequence MLKTFLTDRSGNFAIFAAFTLPVTLAAAGLGVDVVHLRSVVSEVQQITDGAVLAATRKAMTDSERRKVFEDHLRSHVAPGASYKVLNAELRSVEGANHIEVTGDVTLSVDTFFLHNARKEPARVIAAAYQSTKAVEIGLVLDNTGSMGQEGIDTLKSAALGLLDVVQNGASAGKDIRLAVVPFVTAVNIKGEGFDAAWIDDEGESLYNGWTFLDENERERRGEGLPTDWEDSATRSGRDDDDDDDDDDDDDDDDDDDDDDDDDDDRNSRACDNQGQSGQAEALRDECRQQRLAAFEYPHQTALFSVSATQWKGCVEARPYPLNLGLEPPRSNNPDTLFVPYFAPDEPGTATLDGGNNSGAFNNSWLNDLIGGSQAEVQRSVLKYIDPDVRKVEEAKSLSRGPNRACPTPIVPLSRDLNKVRTGINAMKYWNGSGTNIAEGLAWGWRVMTPEEPYTQAASVDPASISKFIVLMTDERNGSFGSSNTMNKSDYGAYGFLSDGRIAGASSQSTAETKLNEWTLEICQDMKAQQIEIFTVLYKETDNNVQKLLKQCATKATNFYLATNTTGLKSAFADIARQMSPLRLIR encoded by the coding sequence ATGCTCAAGACCTTCCTGACCGATCGAAGCGGCAACTTCGCGATATTTGCAGCATTCACATTGCCAGTCACGCTTGCTGCGGCTGGTCTCGGCGTCGACGTCGTCCACCTCCGCTCGGTGGTGTCGGAAGTGCAGCAAATCACCGACGGAGCGGTGCTTGCGGCAACCCGCAAGGCCATGACGGACAGCGAACGTCGGAAGGTGTTCGAAGATCATCTGCGGTCGCATGTGGCACCTGGCGCATCTTATAAGGTGCTGAATGCCGAATTGCGCAGCGTTGAAGGCGCCAACCACATCGAAGTAACGGGTGACGTCACGCTTTCTGTCGATACCTTTTTCCTTCACAACGCCAGAAAGGAGCCGGCGCGCGTGATCGCTGCCGCTTACCAGTCCACCAAGGCTGTCGAAATCGGGCTGGTGCTCGACAACACCGGATCGATGGGACAGGAGGGCATCGACACGTTGAAGAGCGCAGCTCTCGGACTGCTGGACGTCGTGCAGAACGGCGCTTCTGCCGGCAAGGATATCCGGCTTGCAGTCGTTCCCTTCGTCACTGCCGTCAACATCAAGGGTGAGGGCTTCGATGCCGCCTGGATCGATGACGAGGGTGAGTCCCTTTACAACGGCTGGACCTTCCTCGACGAAAACGAGCGCGAGCGCCGTGGCGAGGGACTTCCGACGGATTGGGAGGACAGCGCAACGCGGTCGGGTCGTGACGACGACGATGACGATGACGATGACGACGATGATGATGATGATGATGATGATGATGATGATGATGATGATGATGATGACCGCAACAGCAGGGCCTGCGACAATCAAGGGCAAAGCGGTCAAGCGGAAGCCTTGAGAGACGAATGTCGCCAGCAGCGGCTGGCCGCGTTTGAATACCCGCACCAGACAGCTCTATTCAGCGTGTCCGCAACCCAGTGGAAGGGGTGCGTCGAAGCCCGTCCCTATCCGCTCAATCTCGGGCTGGAGCCGCCGCGCTCCAACAATCCGGACACGCTCTTCGTGCCCTATTTCGCACCCGACGAACCGGGCACGGCGACTCTGGACGGGGGTAACAATTCCGGTGCGTTCAACAACTCTTGGCTGAACGATCTCATCGGCGGCAGCCAGGCCGAGGTCCAGCGGTCGGTCTTGAAATACATCGACCCGGACGTGCGGAAGGTGGAAGAAGCGAAGTCTCTATCCCGTGGACCGAACCGTGCTTGCCCGACGCCGATCGTGCCGCTCTCGCGGGATCTGAACAAGGTACGCACCGGCATCAACGCCATGAAATACTGGAACGGCTCCGGCACCAACATCGCAGAAGGACTGGCCTGGGGCTGGCGGGTCATGACACCGGAAGAGCCCTACACCCAAGCGGCTTCGGTCGATCCGGCGAGCATCTCCAAATTCATCGTGCTGATGACGGATGAGCGCAACGGGTCCTTCGGCTCCAGCAACACGATGAACAAGTCCGACTATGGCGCCTACGGCTTCCTGTCAGACGGCCGAATTGCCGGTGCCAGCAGCCAATCGACCGCCGAGACAAAATTGAACGAATGGACGCTGGAAATCTGCCAGGACATGAAGGCGCAGCAGATCGAGATATTCACCGTGCTCTACAAGGAAACGGACAACAACGTTCAGAAGCTGTTGAAGCAGTGCGCGACCAAAGCCACGAACTTCTACCTGGCCACCAACACGACCGGGCTCAAAAGCGCCTTCGCCGACATCGCTCGGCAGATGTCGCCGCTCCGCCTGATCAGGTAG
- a CDS encoding DUF5996 family protein, whose translation MSDRWPELDYLSWRETCSALHLYLQIVGKYRLAHTPWINHSWNATFYVTPTGLTTAMIPDGPGIEIQFDFREHRVIGICGEGRRSSFELGPMTVAAFHARFVDLVSELGGTPTFNGQPNEVPNPVPFKDDDRDRPYDGEAVERFHRALMAVDGVFNRFRTSFLGKSSPVHLFWGSFDLAVTRFSGRRAPLHPGGVPALPNDVAQEAYDREVSSAGFWPGGGGIDYPAIYAYAYPAPNGYRSAPVKPEAAFWHEGLSEFILPYDAVRSAQDPDEALLAFLTSTYEAAADLGGWDRDILECAPGKPRKVRQHDAERAEVKSPALDQGAVEREDGASKGRYLLAIDGTEAEMTYSRAGEHLIIIDHTEVPSALRGRKVGERLVRQAVEDARRDKIQIIPLCPFAKAQFERRPEWQDVLRRS comes from the coding sequence ATGAGCGATAGATGGCCGGAACTTGATTACCTGAGCTGGCGGGAAACCTGCTCCGCGCTGCATCTTTACCTTCAGATCGTCGGGAAGTACCGGCTGGCGCATACGCCCTGGATCAACCATTCCTGGAACGCCACCTTCTATGTCACGCCGACCGGCCTGACCACGGCGATGATCCCGGACGGACCCGGCATCGAAATCCAGTTCGATTTCCGCGAACATCGGGTCATTGGCATATGCGGCGAAGGCCGCCGGTCCTCGTTTGAACTGGGCCCGATGACCGTTGCTGCGTTTCACGCTCGTTTCGTCGACCTCGTATCGGAACTGGGCGGCACGCCGACCTTCAACGGTCAGCCGAACGAAGTGCCGAATCCGGTGCCGTTCAAGGATGACGATCGCGACCGGCCCTATGACGGAGAGGCGGTCGAACGGTTTCATCGCGCCCTGATGGCTGTCGACGGTGTCTTCAACCGCTTCCGGACGTCCTTCCTGGGAAAATCGAGCCCGGTTCATCTCTTCTGGGGCAGTTTCGATCTTGCCGTCACGCGCTTTTCCGGCCGACGTGCGCCGCTGCATCCCGGCGGAGTGCCGGCATTGCCAAACGACGTGGCGCAGGAAGCGTACGACCGCGAGGTGTCTTCGGCAGGGTTCTGGCCGGGCGGCGGTGGCATCGACTACCCGGCCATCTATGCCTATGCGTATCCAGCGCCGAACGGGTACCGCAGCGCCCCGGTAAAGCCTGAGGCCGCGTTCTGGCATGAAGGCTTGTCGGAGTTCATCCTGCCTTACGACGCCGTGCGATCCGCGCAGGATCCCGACGAAGCGCTGCTCGCATTTCTCACCTCGACCTATGAAGCCGCCGCTGATCTCGGCGGTTGGGACCGCGATATCCTCGAATGCGCGCCGGGCAAGCCACGCAAGGTGCGGCAGCACGACGCCGAACGTGCAGAGGTGAAGTCGCCCGCCTTGGACCAAGGCGCGGTCGAACGCGAGGATGGCGCATCGAAGGGTCGATACCTGCTGGCGATCGATGGCACCGAGGCCGAAATGACCTACAGCCGCGCCGGCGAACACCTCATCATCATCGACCACACCGAGGTTCCCTCGGCGCTGCGTGGGCGTAAAGTCGGCGAGCGACTGGTGCGTCAGGCTGTCGAGGATGCCCGGAGGGACAAGATACAGATCATTCCCCTATGCCCGTTCGCCAAGGCCCAGTTCGAACGCCGTCCGGAATGGCAGGACGTGCTGCGCCGGTCGTAG
- a CDS encoding sn-glycerol-3-phosphate import ATP-binding protein UgpC, with translation MSAIELTNLRKVYPGGAEAVSGIDLAIETGEMVVLVGPSGCGKSTLLRMIAGLETITDGTVSIAGRVVNDKEPAERDIAMVFQNYALYPHMTVRGNMAYGLKNRGTPKAEIERRVAEASRILQIGDYLDRKPRQLSGGQRQRVAMGRAIVREPAAFLFDEPLSNLDAKLRVEMRGEIKLLQRRLATTSVYVTHDQLEAMTLADRLVVLNKGRIEQIGTPLEIYRNPQSTFVASFIGSPAMNLIPAARDGDGLRFSDATLPMAGRSLPPGPLTIGMRAEDVTLVRRTGETQGLPIRIAYVEELGASRLVHGHIGNERIVVSAPIDGELDETMDAYIDPAALHVFAADTGRRLP, from the coding sequence ATGTCGGCGATCGAACTGACAAACCTGCGCAAGGTATATCCGGGCGGCGCGGAAGCGGTGTCGGGCATCGACCTTGCCATCGAAACCGGCGAGATGGTCGTTCTCGTTGGCCCGTCGGGATGCGGAAAATCGACCCTCTTGCGCATGATCGCGGGCCTCGAGACGATCACGGACGGCACAGTCTCGATCGCCGGCCGCGTCGTCAACGACAAGGAACCTGCCGAGCGCGACATCGCCATGGTGTTCCAGAACTATGCGCTCTATCCGCACATGACGGTGCGCGGGAACATGGCGTATGGGTTGAAGAACCGCGGCACGCCGAAAGCGGAAATCGAGCGGCGTGTGGCCGAGGCTTCCCGCATCCTGCAGATCGGCGATTATCTCGATCGCAAGCCCCGCCAGCTGTCCGGCGGCCAACGTCAGCGCGTTGCCATGGGACGCGCGATCGTGCGTGAACCGGCCGCATTCCTCTTCGACGAGCCGCTGTCGAACCTCGATGCCAAGCTGCGCGTCGAGATGCGCGGCGAGATCAAGCTGTTGCAGAGGCGGCTGGCGACGACCTCCGTCTACGTCACCCATGACCAGCTCGAGGCGATGACGCTCGCCGACCGCCTGGTCGTGCTGAACAAGGGGCGCATCGAGCAGATCGGGACCCCGCTCGAAATCTACCGAAACCCGCAATCGACGTTCGTGGCGAGCTTCATCGGTTCGCCGGCGATGAACCTCATTCCCGCCGCCCGCGACGGCGACGGCCTGCGCTTTTCCGACGCGACGCTCCCGATGGCGGGGCGGTCCCTGCCACCCGGCCCGTTGACCATCGGCATGAGGGCGGAAGACGTGACCCTGGTGCGGCGCACGGGCGAAACACAGGGCCTCCCGATCAGGATTGCCTATGTCGAGGAGTTGGGCGCGAGCCGCCTGGTGCACGGACATATCGGCAATGAGCGCATCGTCGTGTCAGCGCCGATCGATGGCGAACTGGACGAGACGATGGATGCTTACATCGATCCGGCTGCACTGCATGTCTTCGCGGCAGATACCGGCAGACGGCTTCCTTAA
- a CDS encoding HAD-IA family hydrolase yields MIRALIFDVDGTLAETEEIHREAFNEAFVACGVGWFWDQALYGKLLRTTGGRERILAHAATIGCEVDAAAIHTRKTNIYNDKIRTGSIALRPGVEALIEHARRSDLALAIATTTSRANVTSLLQATLGRTRLGWFSSIRTGEDVAAKKPDPQVYRLVLDDLGLNGRDCLAFEDSENGLRAANAAGIATVITPSVYSAKDDFTGAVSILPDLQSPDFWPEKGLPALVRLS; encoded by the coding sequence ATGATCCGTGCGTTGATCTTCGACGTCGACGGCACGCTCGCCGAGACCGAAGAGATCCACCGCGAAGCCTTCAACGAGGCCTTCGTGGCGTGCGGGGTCGGGTGGTTCTGGGACCAGGCGCTCTACGGCAAGCTTCTGCGTACGACCGGTGGACGAGAACGGATCCTCGCCCATGCCGCGACAATCGGCTGCGAGGTCGACGCTGCCGCCATCCATACCCGCAAGACGAATATCTACAACGACAAGATCCGAACCGGGAGCATTGCGCTTCGTCCCGGCGTCGAAGCACTGATCGAGCACGCACGCCGATCGGATCTCGCCCTTGCGATTGCGACGACGACAAGTCGGGCGAATGTGACGTCGCTGCTTCAGGCAACTCTCGGACGGACCCGCCTGGGCTGGTTCAGCTCGATCCGGACGGGCGAGGATGTGGCGGCCAAAAAGCCCGACCCTCAGGTGTATCGCTTGGTCCTCGACGATCTCGGCCTGAACGGCCGCGACTGCCTCGCCTTCGAGGATTCGGAAAACGGACTGCGCGCCGCCAACGCAGCGGGCATCGCAACCGTGATCACGCCGAGCGTCTACAGCGCCAAGGACGATTTCACTGGAGCCGTATCGATCCTGCCCGATCTGCAGTCGCCGGACTTTTGGCCGGAGAAGGGGCTGCCGGCTTTAGTCCGGCTGTCGTGA
- a CDS encoding HAD-IA family hydrolase: MTIAMDRTNTNGGRIAIVLFDLDGTLVDSAPDLAHAINLLMVESSLEPHALADVRGMIGHGIRRLVERAFAAHRIALSDDELTLQHDRMMDIYAEHLVHQTTLRPGAGEVIEELVRRGVTVSCVTNKPTGFSRTILAHFGILDVMNSVIGGDSGHARKPAPAMLLAAAAQAGFDPQDALLVGDSSADRAAADAAGMRCVLIADGYCDVPLEDLAPDAIIADFRALIPVMAALEEGVSA, translated from the coding sequence ATGACCATCGCCATGGACCGAACCAACACAAACGGCGGACGCATTGCGATCGTGCTCTTCGATCTGGATGGCACGCTTGTCGATTCCGCGCCGGATCTTGCGCATGCGATCAATCTCCTGATGGTCGAAAGCAGCCTGGAGCCGCACGCGCTCGCCGATGTCCGGGGCATGATCGGCCATGGCATCCGCCGCCTGGTGGAGCGTGCCTTTGCCGCCCACCGAATCGCGCTTTCCGACGATGAGCTGACGCTTCAGCACGATCGGATGATGGATATCTATGCGGAGCATCTCGTCCACCAGACCACGCTCCGGCCCGGCGCCGGCGAGGTGATCGAAGAGCTCGTCCGACGTGGTGTCACGGTCTCTTGCGTCACCAACAAGCCGACAGGGTTTTCGCGCACGATCCTGGCGCATTTCGGCATTCTCGACGTCATGAATTCCGTGATTGGCGGCGACAGCGGCCATGCCCGCAAGCCTGCGCCGGCTATGCTGTTGGCGGCGGCGGCGCAGGCTGGCTTCGACCCGCAAGACGCGCTTCTCGTCGGCGACAGTTCCGCCGATCGCGCGGCTGCGGACGCTGCCGGCATGCGCTGCGTGCTGATTGCCGACGGCTATTGCGACGTTCCGCTGGAGGACCTTGCTCCAGATGCGATCATCGCTGATTTCCGCGCACTCATTCCAGTCATGGCTGCGCTCGAGGAAGGCGTCTCGGCATGA
- a CDS encoding LysR family transcriptional regulator translates to MDIEDIRTFVEVADTGGISAAARRLGVSKSIVSRRLLRLEAALGAQLVARTTRGAALTDAGVTFRDHAAKVSAEIDLAREAVFPAGELRGRLRVAVPLTFGPTHFAPVIAEMARRHPSLHIHASYSDRFVDLITEGFDCAIRVGYLQDSNLIARRVGPIYGRLVASPDYIKAHGAPERLEEIATHEAVMQGTETWQLMDGDKIVSVQPQGRFKADNATALAAAAAAGLGIAWLPDCITYDYVSSGALVPIMTRYPPPPAGAYVIRPPGQHPARKIRVLTDMLIEHFERNPQLWGLDRRDA, encoded by the coding sequence TTGGATATCGAAGACATTCGGACATTCGTGGAGGTCGCCGACACGGGAGGGATCTCTGCAGCAGCCCGGCGGCTCGGCGTCTCCAAATCGATCGTCAGCCGGCGACTTCTACGGCTCGAGGCGGCGCTTGGCGCTCAGCTCGTTGCGCGCACCACGCGCGGCGCCGCGCTTACCGATGCCGGCGTGACGTTTCGCGACCATGCTGCCAAGGTCAGTGCGGAGATCGACCTCGCCCGGGAAGCGGTTTTTCCTGCAGGGGAGCTTCGCGGCCGGTTGAGAGTTGCCGTGCCGCTCACCTTCGGCCCCACGCACTTTGCACCCGTGATCGCGGAGATGGCGCGGCGCCACCCGTCCCTGCACATCCATGCGTCCTACAGTGATCGTTTCGTCGACCTCATCACTGAAGGTTTCGACTGTGCGATCCGCGTCGGCTACCTGCAGGACTCCAACCTGATCGCGAGACGCGTCGGGCCGATTTACGGGAGGCTGGTCGCCAGTCCGGATTACATCAAGGCGCATGGCGCACCGGAAAGGCTGGAGGAGATCGCGACGCATGAAGCGGTGATGCAAGGCACCGAAACCTGGCAGCTCATGGACGGCGATAAGATTGTCTCGGTACAGCCGCAGGGCAGGTTCAAGGCCGACAACGCGACGGCGCTTGCCGCTGCCGCAGCAGCAGGCCTCGGCATTGCCTGGCTTCCGGATTGCATCACCTATGACTACGTGTCGTCCGGCGCGCTTGTGCCGATCATGACACGGTATCCGCCACCGCCTGCGGGTGCCTATGTCATCCGTCCGCCCGGTCAGCATCCCGCGCGCAAGATACGCGTGCTGACCGATATGCTGATCGAACATTTCGAACGTAACCCGCAGCTATGGGGGCTCGATCGGAGAGACGCTTAA